In Sander lucioperca isolate FBNREF2018 chromosome 12, SLUC_FBN_1.2, whole genome shotgun sequence, one DNA window encodes the following:
- the lrif1 gene encoding ligand-dependent nuclear receptor-interacting factor 1 isoform X2: MKLIPVQMVNGQFFQCPISKTDSTQQKAVGVNIASAPVQTVQKTAPSPSATQQVVSKQVSIINVFPNQVGLDRGSSLNKHPLQQQKVNLIAVVPQMETPAANSAKSGRLPGPLPVTVKAPGIPRGRYLQITPNATVPRVPAVQTVPTVPRVPAVQTVPTVPRVPAVQTVPTVPRVPAVQTVPTVPRVSAVQTVPTVPRVSAVQTVPTVPRVSAVQTVPTVPRVSAVQTVPTVPRVSAVQTVPASVLPPRVKRPIFPSPANSSPSSGSAGVVYTSPPVTTVSPQSVSALDTLKFLCNVSNATSCGSPSEGSKPHLKLIPKVSQRPNSPIKWVIEEEDSFTAPVLDPVNFSVSSEILQAVAERESATKPCDALTNPVSGSSLGKSGQGQESTSVTCNRKVVLAAKNGSIPYKMGKSISPTAAGKSYEYNKTTVPSSQQSLESVSPQKRQGDRIIIPKGSHEVIDLCDDDALNDSSQPASSVHMSAATRPDEDNVIFVSYIPPKTDSESTQDLRLKTQMAPVKETDKTGTSSSNKVTEQKSPGGTTGTLIRRKPVHSMSVNTVKNVTRVCGSAAMNMQNNEGPNISSQRSTTTQQSKGVEVDVERKSPADRVNIASAAVQMVNKAALSPSAPQQVVRKQVSLMNVFPNQVCLDLPLQQQKVNLIAVVPQMETPAANSAKSGRLPGTLPVTVKAPAIPRGRYLQITPNATVPAVPTVPRVLAVPTVPAVPRVLAVPTVSTVPAVPTVPASELPPRVKRPIFPSPANSSPSSGSAGVVYTSPPVTTVSPQSVSALDTLKFLCNVSNATSCGSPSEGPKPNLKLIPKASQRPNSPIKWVVEEEDSFTAPVLDPVNSSVSSEIIRVVAERESATKHCDALTNPVSGTEQKSLDGTTDADRGRKPGRSMSIDTGKNITHVCGSAAMNMQNNEGPNFSSQQSTATQQSESMEVDVKLKSPENPSNSDSSEIAMDTHKMKSSVNAATSWTSSPAPESCRMADNLLRQIFGITANVKVCLQRIDGASVGSRPAGLRGKELFLKDLNRPQESGSCSGVNVPTEQELLEGSATPSAHTDIEPLKCSHLKPNTKPLSVLKNKRHLGDTSLKGTSCDVETEPAFGYVEPIDEDFLSMDENDIPNAQDPAGRPQTQTCADLNANTRRMGRTRKRTMCPCCIPGAQDPKSEEPEDWAWATEQTSKKGRRTKAVRKAVKTSGRTDCLRAKNKRGSKTSEVPASDSLSAASVDSEELKQHEQIRKLRELLKEQEAALEVMRNGTS; the protein is encoded by the exons ATGAAACTGATTCCTGTACAAATGGTCAACGGGCAGTTTTTCCAATGTCCAATAAGCAAGACGGATTCGACACAACAGAAAGCTGTCGGCGTAAACATCGCCTCAGCACCTGTTCAGACGGTACAAAAGACAGCGCCGAGTCCTTCTGCCACTCAGCAAGTTGTCAGCAAGCAGGTTTCCATCATTAATGTCTTCCCTAATCAAGTGGGTTTGGATCGCGGTAGTTCACTAAACAAGCATCCACTGCAGCAACAGAAAGTGAATTTAATAGCCGTCGTGCCTCAGATGGAAACACCTGCAGCAAACAGTGCGAAGTCAGGTAGACTTCCAGGTCCGCTTCCAGTCACAGTGAAAGCTCCAGGGATCCCCAGAGGACGGTACCTTCAGATTACCCCTAATGCAACAGTCCCGAGAGTCCCAGCAGTCCAAACAGTCCCGACAGTCCCAAGAGTCCCAGCAGTCCAAACAGTCCCAACAGTCCCGAGAGTCCCAGCAGTCCAAACAGTCCCAACAGTCCCGAGAGTCCCAGCAGTCCAAACAGTCCCGACAGTCCCAAGAGTCTCAGCAGTCCAAACAGTCCCGACAGTCCCAAGAGTCTCAGCAGTCCAAACAGTCCCGACAGTCCCAAGAGTCTCAGCAGTCCAAACAGTCCCGACAGTCCCAAGAGTCTCAGCAGTCCAAACAGTCCCGACAGTCCCGAGAGTCTCAGCAGTCCAAACAGTCCCAGCATCTGTACTACCTCCTCGTGTCAAGAGACCGATTTTTCCTTCGCCAGCCAACTCCTCTCCGAGTTCAGGCTCAGCCGGTGTGGTCTACACGTCCCCACCTGTCACAACTGTCAGTCCACAAAGTGTTTCTGCACTCGACACGCTCAAGTTTCTCTGCAACGTGTCAAATGCTACTTCATGTGGATCGCCATCAGAAGGATCAAAACCACATTTAAAATTAATTCCAAAGGTTTCACAAAGGCCCAACAGCCCCATTAAGTGGGTAATCGAAGAAGAGGACAGCTTCACGGCTCCGGTTCTTGATCCTGTTAATTTTTCCGTCAGTTCAGAGATTCTTCAAGCTgttgcagagagagaaagtgctACCAAGCCCTGCGACGCCCTTACAAATCCAGTCTCCGGGTCGAGTCTGGGCAAAAGTGGACAAGGACAGGAAAGCACCTCGGTCACCTGCAACAGGAAGGTGGTTTTGGCGGCCAAAAACGGCAGCATACCATATAAAATGGGAAAAAGCATCTCACCCACAGCAGCGGGAAAAAGTTATGAATACAACAAAACCACTGTGCCTTCATCCCAACAATCACTTGAGTCAGTTTCACCACAGAAAAGGCAGGGCGACAGAATAATCATCCCAAAAGGGTCGCATGAAGTGATTGATCTTTGTGACGACGACGCTCTCAATGATTCGTCTCAACCAGCGTCATCCGTTCACATGTCAGCGGCCACTCGTCCGGATGAAGACAATGTAATATTTGTGTCGTATATCCCCCCCAAGACTGACTCTGAGTCCACACAAGATTTGAGACTGAAAACACAAATGGCACCTGTGAAGGAAACGGACAAGACGGGTACAAGCAGCTCGAACAAAGTGACAGAACAGAAGAGCCCGGGTGGTACAACTGGCACTCTTATAAGAAGAAAACCTGTCCACAGCATGTCCGTCAACACAGTTAAAAACGTTACGCGTGTTTGCGGTTCAGCAGCGATGAACATGCAGAATAATGAGGGTCCGAACATTAGCAGTCAGCGGAGCACCACCACCCAACAGTCGAAGGGCGTGGAAGTTGACGTAGAAAGGAAAAGTCCAGCAGATCGCGTAAATATTGCTTCTGCCGCTGTTCAGATGGTGAACAAGGCAGCGTTGAGTCCTTCTGCCCCTCAGCAAGTTGTCCGGAAGCAGGTTTCCCTCATGAATGTCTTCCCTAATCAAGTATGTTTGGATCTTCCACTGCAGCAGCAGAAAGTGAATTTAATAGCCGTCGTGCCTCAGATGGAAACACCTGCAGCCAACAGTGCGAAGTCAGGAAGACTTCCAGGTACGCTGCCAGTCACAGTGAAAGCTCCAGCGATCCCCAGAGGACGGTACCTTCAGATTACCCCTAATGCAACAGTCCCAGCAGTCCCGACAGTCCCAAGAGTCCTAGCAGTCCCAACAGTCCCAGCAGTCCCAAGAGTCCTAGCAGTCCCAACAGTCTCGACAGTCCCAGCAGTACCAACAGTCCCAGCATCTGAACTACCTCCTCGTGTCAAGAGACCGATTTTTCCTTCGCCAGCCAACTCCTCTCCGAGTTCAGGCTCAGCCGGTGTGGTCTACACGTCCCCACCTGTCACAACTGTCAGTCCACAAAGTGTTTCTGCACTCGACACGCTCAAGTTTCTCTGCAACGTGTCAAATGCTACTTCATGTGGATCGCCATCAGAAGGACCAAAACCCAATTTAAAATTAATTCCAAAGGCTTCACAAAGGCCCAACAGCCCCATTAAGTGGGTAGTTGAAGAAGAGGACAGCTTCACGGCTCCGGTTCTTGATCCTGTTAATTCTTCCGTCAGTTCAGAGATTATTCGAGTTgttgcagagagagaaagtgctACCAAGCACTGCGACGCCCTTACAAATCCGGTCTCCGGGACAGAACAGAAGAGCCTGGATGGAACAACAGACGCTGATAGAGGAAGAAAACCTGGCCGGAGTATGTCCATCGACACAGGGAAAAACATAACGCATGTTTGCGGTTCAGCAGCGATGAACATGCAGAATAATGAGGGTCCGAATTTTAGCAGTCAGCAGAGCACCGCCACCCAACAGTCGGAGAGCATGGAAGTTGATGTAAAATTAAAGAGTCCAGAAAATCCCAGCAATTCTGACAGCAGCGAAATAGCGATGGACACCCACAAAATGAAG AGCTCTGTGAATGCCGCAACCAGTTGGACGTCTTCACCGGCACCAGAATCCTGTCGAATGGCCGATAATCTGCTGAGACAGATATTTGGGATAACAGCCAATGTGAAAGTTTGCCTGCAGAGGATTGACGGTGCCTCAGTCGGGTCTCGTCCTGCAGGGTTGAGAGGGAAAGAACTTTTTTTAAAGGACCTTAACCGTCCACAAGAAAGCGGCAGCTGCAGCGGCGTGAACGTACCAACTGAACAGGAGCTGTTAGAAGGCTCTGCCACTCCGAGTGCTCACACAGACATCGAACCTCTCAAATGTTCACACTTGAAGCCGAACACGAAACCTCTCTCTGTTTTGAAGAACAAACGCCATCTGGGTGACACTTCCCTCAAGGGAACGTCGTGTGATGTCGAAACGGAGCCGGCGTTTGGCTACGTGGAACCCATAGATGAGGATTTCCTCAGCATGGATGAAAACGACATCCCAAACGCACAGGACCCAGCCGGCCGGCCGCAGACTCAGACGTGTGCGGATCTGAATGCAAACACAAGGAGAATGGGAAGAACGAGGAAGCGCACAATGTGTCCGTGTTGCATCCCCGGTGCTCAAGATCCAAAGTCAGAGGAGCCAGAGGACTGGGCATGGGCGACCGAGCAGACAAGTAAAAAAGGGAGGAGAACAAAGGCTGTAAGAAAAGCTGTAAAAACATCTGGAAGGACCGACTGTCTAAGAGCCAAGAACAAGCGCGGCAGTAAGACTTCCGAGGTCCCAGCCAGTGACAGTTTGTCCGCAGCATCCGTGGACTCTGAGGAACTGAAACAACATGAACAGATCAGAAAACTCAGAGAGCTTCTGAAAGAGCAAGAAGCAGCTTTAGAAGTGATGAGAAACGGCACGAGCTGA